One genomic segment of Thermococcus sp. includes these proteins:
- a CDS encoding nucleotidyltransferase domain-containing protein, with protein MIHRLASTEKREKILEYILEMDEFGPEEIASALNLSKGLVSTYFRELMNLGIIRKRGRRFYPSRGPELKELKRFLNFWSLREALLPLKEDWMLALGVYGSFARGENGKASDVDVWILVEDADPLTIMEFKEKLEKVLGREVDLLVLTRDKLTRLKKENPYLYWSIKLSSLVFWGDVDGL; from the coding sequence ATGATTCATAGGCTCGCATCAACCGAAAAGCGTGAGAAAATCCTTGAATATATACTGGAGATGGATGAGTTTGGACCGGAAGAGATTGCTTCAGCTCTAAACCTCAGCAAAGGGCTCGTCTCCACTTACTTCCGAGAGCTGATGAACCTGGGCATAATCCGCAAACGGGGGCGGAGGTTCTACCCATCCAGGGGTCCCGAGCTTAAAGAACTTAAGAGGTTTCTAAACTTCTGGAGTCTGAGAGAAGCCCTGCTACCGCTTAAGGAAGACTGGATGCTTGCTTTGGGAGTTTATGGAAGCTTTGCCAGGGGTGAAAACGGAAAGGCCAGCGACGTTGACGTTTGGATTCTTGTGGAGGATGCCGACCCTCTCACAATCATGGAGTTCAAAGAAAAGCTTGAAAAAGTCCTTGGGAGGGAAGTTGACCTGCTCGTTCTCACAAGGGATAAACTGACCCGGCTCAAAAAAGAGAACCCATATCTTTACTGGAGCATCAAACTTTCATCGCTGGTGTTTTGGGGTGACG